One window of the Camarhynchus parvulus chromosome 2, STF_HiC, whole genome shotgun sequence genome contains the following:
- the DIPK1C gene encoding divergent protein kinase domain 1C isoform X2, with product MRPAAAPPLGCLLGAGERCAVPPPQERLLRQLHGREKPPDPGQAGVWFCYEYSALSLQCLDYSSGALTGDLCEDLCVAQKLVYKHCLYYDRGKKVIQADWRGQPIILKSKKESFSSYQHLSMLEEVETQDIPETELLLMVALEVKNALGLELSNNTMGPLWTRKKGPRWKAQVASMWSLLQQEEYIYFSLLQDFSKHVLRIIGSCGHFYAVEYLTAGHAWHKTLFPLENVMGPSLTGHRSRVRAIIDIALSFLDMVQHFDNDFSHRLHLCDIKPENFAIRHDLTVVAIDVDMAFFEPKMRDILEQKCTGDEDCNFFDCFSKCNLKIRKCGAQRANNNLQVICDKIFRRWFSPSLRGALVSLPLQLQLQKAVQECAQPGHTGAMGHQRALKSLSELYHLLRVTQRELQGPE from the exons ATGcgccctgctgctgctcctcctctgggctgcctgctgggtgctggtgaGCGCTGCGCTGTTCCTCCTCCACAGGAGCGTCTTCTCCGACAGCTGCACGGACGAGAAAAGCCACCGGATCCTGGCCAGGCTG GGGTATGGTTCTGCTATGAATATTCTGCTCTTTCACTCCAGTGCCTCGACTACAGCAGCGGAGCCCTGACTGGGGACCTCTGTGAAGACCTGTGTGTGGCGCAGAAGCTGGTGTACAAACACTGCCTTTACTATGACAGAGGTAAGAAGGTCATCCAGGCTGATTGGAGAGGCCAGCCCATCATACTGAAATctaaaaaagaaagcttttcaaGCTACCAGCACCTCAGTATGCTAGAGGAGGTGGAAACACAGGATATCCCTGAAACAGAGCTTCTGCTTATGGTGGCTTTGGAGGTCAAAAATGCCCTGGGGCTAGAACTGTCTAACAATACCATGGGGCCCCTGTGGACAAGGAAGAAGGGACCACGTTGGAAAGCACAGGTGGCCAGCATGTGGTCCTTGCTCCAGCAGGAAGAATATATCTACTTCAGTTTGCTGCAGGACTTCAGCAAACATGTGCTACGAATTATTGGCTCTTGTGGACACTTTTATGCTGTGGAGTATCTCACAGCTGGACATGCCTGGCACAAAActctttttcccttggaaaacgTGATGGGCCCCTCCCTTACTGGCCACAGAAGCAGGGTGAGAGCCATCATTGACATTGCACTCAGCTTTCTGGACATGGTGCAGCACTTTGATAATGATTTCTCTCACCGCCTTCACCTGTGCGACATCAAACCAGAAAACTTCGCTATCAGGCACGATCTCACG GTGGTGGCCATTGATGTGGATATGGCCTTTTTTGAACCCAAAATGAGGGACATCCTGGAACAGAAGTGCACAGGAGATGAAGACTGTAATTTCTTTGattgcttttcaaaatgcaatctgaaaatcagaaaatgtggAGCACAGAGAGCCAATAACAACTTGCAA GTCATTTGTGACAAGATATTCCGTCGCTGGTTTTCCCCAAGTCTCAGAGGAGCGCTGgtctccctgcccctgcagctgcagctgcagaaagccGTGCAGGAGTGTGCTCAGCCGGGGCACACGGGTGCCATGGGGCACCAGAGGGCTCTGAAATCCCTCTCGGAGCTCTACCACCTGCTGAGGGTCACCCAGCGAGAGCTGCAAGGGCCAGAGTAG
- the DIPK1C gene encoding divergent protein kinase domain 1C isoform X1 has product MRGIPGFKRLRLKIWRRCALLLLLLWAACWVLVSAALFLLHRSVFSDSCTDEKSHRILARLCLDYSSGALTGDLCEDLCVAQKLVYKHCLYYDRGKKVIQADWRGQPIILKSKKESFSSYQHLSMLEEVETQDIPETELLLMVALEVKNALGLELSNNTMGPLWTRKKGPRWKAQVASMWSLLQQEEYIYFSLLQDFSKHVLRIIGSCGHFYAVEYLTAGHAWHKTLFPLENVMGPSLTGHRSRVRAIIDIALSFLDMVQHFDNDFSHRLHLCDIKPENFAIRHDLTVVAIDVDMAFFEPKMRDILEQKCTGDEDCNFFDCFSKCNLKIRKCGAQRANNNLQVICDKIFRRWFSPSLRGALVSLPLQLQLQKAVQECAQPGHTGAMGHQRALKSLSELYHLLRVTQRELQGPE; this is encoded by the exons ATGAGGGGCATCCCGGGCTTCAAGCGGCTGCGGCTCAAAATCTGGCGGCGATGcgccctgctgctgctcctcctctgggctgcctgctgggtgctggtgaGCGCTGCGCTGTTCCTCCTCCACAGGAGCGTCTTCTCCGACAGCTGCACGGACGAGAAAAGCCACCGGATCCTGGCCAGGCTG TGCCTCGACTACAGCAGCGGAGCCCTGACTGGGGACCTCTGTGAAGACCTGTGTGTGGCGCAGAAGCTGGTGTACAAACACTGCCTTTACTATGACAGAGGTAAGAAGGTCATCCAGGCTGATTGGAGAGGCCAGCCCATCATACTGAAATctaaaaaagaaagcttttcaaGCTACCAGCACCTCAGTATGCTAGAGGAGGTGGAAACACAGGATATCCCTGAAACAGAGCTTCTGCTTATGGTGGCTTTGGAGGTCAAAAATGCCCTGGGGCTAGAACTGTCTAACAATACCATGGGGCCCCTGTGGACAAGGAAGAAGGGACCACGTTGGAAAGCACAGGTGGCCAGCATGTGGTCCTTGCTCCAGCAGGAAGAATATATCTACTTCAGTTTGCTGCAGGACTTCAGCAAACATGTGCTACGAATTATTGGCTCTTGTGGACACTTTTATGCTGTGGAGTATCTCACAGCTGGACATGCCTGGCACAAAActctttttcccttggaaaacgTGATGGGCCCCTCCCTTACTGGCCACAGAAGCAGGGTGAGAGCCATCATTGACATTGCACTCAGCTTTCTGGACATGGTGCAGCACTTTGATAATGATTTCTCTCACCGCCTTCACCTGTGCGACATCAAACCAGAAAACTTCGCTATCAGGCACGATCTCACG GTGGTGGCCATTGATGTGGATATGGCCTTTTTTGAACCCAAAATGAGGGACATCCTGGAACAGAAGTGCACAGGAGATGAAGACTGTAATTTCTTTGattgcttttcaaaatgcaatctgaaaatcagaaaatgtggAGCACAGAGAGCCAATAACAACTTGCAA GTCATTTGTGACAAGATATTCCGTCGCTGGTTTTCCCCAAGTCTCAGAGGAGCGCTGgtctccctgcccctgcagctgcagctgcagaaagccGTGCAGGAGTGTGCTCAGCCGGGGCACACGGGTGCCATGGGGCACCAGAGGGCTCTGAAATCCCTCTCGGAGCTCTACCACCTGCTGAGGGTCACCCAGCGAGAGCTGCAAGGGCCAGAGTAG